The following coding sequences lie in one Nerophis lumbriciformis linkage group LG02, RoL_Nlum_v2.1, whole genome shotgun sequence genomic window:
- the LOC133612559 gene encoding uncharacterized protein has product MSPPPLIRAFINERLAAAAEEIFEFFERIVVKYEEEASSSQMEIKRLRGVLLDFVSHHKTDFLQSAAHEEEHSLEQHPCQRELRVNFGRTELELLHVKQEHPALWEADDQVREDSQVLCAPQSSGWEQDEQEDNKGSLQMEIQVDTAPLTLPVSTLQLTPPRDGLDRQTLKGSAGQTFTELSHLTLVTQDYRCHLCDKSFSFNHHLVNHALRIHWKDVRCAVCGDSLESPVRLSEHLQSHRGSKTCPTCGKRCSSVSALAEHTTSHTGEKPHRCHMCGKECSRKGDLKIHMRIHTGEKPYCCSHCAKRFTHSGHLRKHLRSHTGERPHTCGICGRGFLQSTHLKHHLTTHRQTS; this is encoded by the exons ATGTCACCACCGCCGTTAATTCGGGCATTCATAAACGAACGTCTGGCAGCCGCTGCAGAGGAGATATTTGAGTTTTTTGAGCGAATAGTTGTCAAATACGAAGAAGAAGCTTCCAGTTCGCAGATGGAGATAAAACGCCTCCGAGGTGTTCTGCTGGATTTTGTTTCACACCACAAAACAG ACTTTTTGCAGTCAGCAGCCCATGAGGAGGAACATTCCCTCGAACAGCATCCCTGTCAGCGGGAGTTGAGGGTGAACTTCGGTCGCACGGAATTAGAGCTGCTCCACGTTAAACAGGAACATCCGGCACTGTGGGAGGCAGACGACCAAGTCCGGGAGGATTCCCAAGTCTTGTGCGCGCCTCAGTCTTCTGGCTGGGAGCAAGATGAGCAAGAAGACAACAAAGGGTCTCTGCAGATGGAGATTCAGGTGGACACTGCACCCCTGAcgcttcctgtcagcactcttcaATTAACCCCGCCCCGGGATGGACTTGATAGACAAACCCTAAAGGGATCAGCAGGGCAAACCTTCACCGAGTTGTCACATCTGACTTTGGTCACGCAGGACTACCGCTGTCACCTGTGTGACAAGTCCTTCTCCTTCAACCACCACCTGGTCAACCACGCGCTCCGCATCCACTGGAAGGACGTGCGCTGCGCCGTGTGCGGAGACTCCCTGGAGTCCCCCGTGCGCCTCAGCGAGCACCTTCAGTCGCACCGCGGCTCCAAGACCTGCCCCACGTGCGGCAAGCGGTGCAGCAGCGTGAGCGCGCTGGCCGAGCACACGACCAGCCACACGGGCGAGAAGCCGCACCGCTGCCACATGTGCGGCAAGGAGTGCAGCCGCAAGGGCGACCTGAAGATACACATGAGGATCCACACGGGCGAGAAGCCGTACTGCTGCTCGCACTGCGCCAAGCGCTTCACGCACAGCGGGCACCTGAGGAAGCACCTGAGGAGCCACACGGGCGAGAGGCCGCACACGTGTGGCATCTGCGGGCGAGGCTTTCTGCAGAGCACGCACCTCAAACATCACCTGACCACTCACCGGCAGACATCTTGA